One window from the genome of Leucoraja erinacea ecotype New England unplaced genomic scaffold, Leri_hhj_1 Leri_490S, whole genome shotgun sequence encodes:
- the LOC129693942 gene encoding zinc-binding protein A33-like — translation MALKDQVESLTEEVVCPICLDYFTDPVSLECGHNFCRSCITQSWDKEARNSCPECREQFTGRTLRFSWALARLSEKARTLSLNRTEKESKLQCEEHQEELKLFCETDKKLICVLCAGGREHRDHRFMLVDEAVETYKDQVKSSIQSLAKKQSGIQQMEQQQKQKISRVLEQSHNIQSKITSQYAELHQILTEKEQRALADIREEEKKILNTMEKNLGKIQENLNSIQEELLKLQQQMHQKDSVVLLKEEAGCKQRVRDDAKPLSVVDEALQIEKFNCPVSFNTAFKEISDDLKSYPALQFGEMKVCSHKMEKTGRKRRVRDEAKPLSVVDEALPVEKFHCPVSFNTIFKEISDDFKQVSVTLDVETAHLQLKVSEDRKRVRWTESRRRLPDTGKRFTHCTCVLGSEGFTSGRHYWEVEAAGSLWILGVAAESVERKRSVTLTPETGVWSMWRGWGDDVFDALTSPPSHLPARPIPRRLGIYLSYESGTVSFYDTDTKSHLHTFTGNNFTEKLYPFFWTQDLNQWLRICSRSAPGV, via the exons ATGGCTTTGAAAGACCAGGTTGAGAGTTTAACGGAGGAGGtagtttgtcccatctgcctggattacttcaccgatccggtgtcactggagtgtgggcacaacttctgccgctcctgtatcacacagagttgggacaAGGAGGCGAGAAACTCctgcccggaatgtagagagCAGTTTACAGGCCGCACCCTCAGGTTTAGTTGGGCCTTGGCGagactgtctgagaaagctcgaacactgagcctgaatcggacagagaaggaaagtaaacttcagtgcgaggaacatcaggaagaactgaagctgttttgtgaaactgACAAGAAGCTGATCTGTGTGCTTTGTGCAGGTGGGCGGGAACACAGAGATCACCGCTTCATGCTGGTTGATGAAGCTGTTGAAACCTACAAG GATCAGGTGAAATCTTCCATCCAGTCTCTTGCAAAAAAGCAATCAGGGATCCAGcaaatggagcagcaacagaaacagaagatttcTAGAGTTCTG GAACAATCACACAACATTCAGTCCAAGATCACATCCCAGTATGCTGAACTGCACCAGATTCTCACTGAGAAAGAGCAGCGCGCACTGGCAGATATCCGGGAGGAAGAGAAGAAGATTCTAAATACAATGGAGAAAAATCTTggaaagattcaagagaatttaaattccattcagGAGGAACTCTTAAAGTTGCAACAACAGATGCATCAAAAAGACAGTGTGGTGCTTCTGAAG gaGGAAGCTGGTTGTAAGCAAAG GGTTCGTGATGATGCCAAACCACTGTCGGTGGTAGATGAAGCCTTGCAGATTGAAAAGTTTAATTGCCCTGTTTCGTTCAACACTGCATTCAAAGAAATATCTGATGACCTCAAGTCCTACCCTGCACTACAGTTTGGTGAAATGAAAGTGTGCAGTCACAAaatg GAGAAAACTGGGCGCAAGCGAAG GGTTCGTGATGAAGCCAAACCACTCTCGGTTGTAGATGAAGCCTTGCCGGTTGAAAAGTTTCATTGCCCTGTTTCGTTCAACACGATATTCAAAGAAATATCTGATGACTTCAAGCAAG TCTCTgtcaccctggatgtggaaacagcgcaTCTGCAGCTCAAGGTGTCTGAGGATCGGAAGAGGGTGAGATGGACCGAGTCCCGGAGGCGTCTCCCTGACACCGGGAAGAGGTTTACACACTGTAcgtgtgtgctgggatcggagggattcacatcggggagacattactgggaggtggaggcGGCGGGGAGTCTGTGGATtctgggagtcgccgcagagtctgtggagagaaagagatCGGTCACACTGACCCCagagactggagtctggagcatgTGGCGGGGGTGGGGTGATGACGTGTTTGATgcactcacctccccaccatcccatCTCCCCGCCCGTCCCATCCCCAGGAGGCTGGGAAtttatctcagttacgagtccgggacagtttcattttacgacacggacaccaagtcccatctccacaccttcactgggaataatttcacggagaaactttatcctttcttctgGACTCAGGATCTAAAccagtggctgagaatctgctcccgttccgctccgggtgtgtaa